The following proteins are encoded in a genomic region of SAR324 cluster bacterium:
- a CDS encoding zinc ABC transporter substrate-binding protein: MEKHWHQNNHWLPHIWVSPLLVKIQIVHMLQALIRLNPEQTELYQQNYQRFQAE; this comes from the coding sequence ATAGAGAAACACTGGCACCAAAATAATCACTGGCTTCCGCATATCTGGGTATCGCCCCTGCTGGTCAAAATACAGATTGTGCACATGCTTCAGGCACTGATCCGGTTGAATCCGGAACAAACAGAACTGTATCAACAGAACTATCAACGGTTTCAGGCAGAA